One Staphylococcus simiae genomic region harbors:
- a CDS encoding DnaD domain protein codes for MAGWIKIHRKIIDHWIWEDAKRFKWWMDILLLTNHTDKKTMIGGELITIKRGTFHTSELKLAERWNVSRNTVRNYLNALEKDNMIATKKTRNGTTIEVRNYSVYQRNEENKKQQSEQRTEQQTEQRTEQYTEQKKDNRLNNTLNTTKNVKNIKNYKNDKNVKKEKKKKKIINAFVFFQENGFGQLSPYIQEDLNYYLDQFNNDADDIMIAALKIAKDRNKVSWGYAKSVLNSWLNLNLQSIEQVRAYEIQQLNLKRQEQTPTFKIASKEKTPIWLEQQNSPTPPVDATPQNDEQFERDRQAFQEHLKTKWADVEDD; via the coding sequence ATGGCTGGTTGGATAAAAATACATCGTAAAATAATAGACCATTGGATTTGGGAAGATGCTAAACGATTTAAATGGTGGATGGATATATTATTACTAACCAATCATACAGATAAAAAGACAATGATTGGTGGTGAATTAATCACCATTAAACGTGGCACTTTTCATACATCAGAATTAAAATTAGCTGAACGTTGGAACGTCTCAAGAAACACAGTAAGAAACTATTTAAATGCACTAGAAAAAGACAATATGATAGCCACTAAAAAGACAAGAAACGGAACAACCATTGAAGTGCGTAACTATAGTGTTTATCAAAGAAATGAGGAAAATAAAAAACAACAAAGTGAACAACGGACTGAACAACAGACTGAACAACGAACTGAACAATACACTGAACAAAAGAAGGACAACAGACTGAACAATACACTGAACACGACTAAGAATGTAAAGAATATAAAGAATTATAAGAATGATAAGAATGTAAAGAAGGAGAAGAAGAAGAAGAAGATTATAAATGCCTTCGTCTTTTTTCAAGAAAATGGATTTGGTCAATTGAGCCCATACATTCAAGAAGACTTGAATTATTACCTCGACCAATTTAACAACGATGCAGATGACATCATGATAGCAGCATTAAAAATTGCTAAGGATCGAAACAAAGTTAGTTGGGGTTATGCCAAGTCAGTATTAAATTCATGGCTTAATTTAAATTTACAATCAATTGAGCAAGTGCGAGCATATGAGATTCAACAACTGAATTTAAAGCGTCAAGAACAAACGCCGACGTTTAAAATAGCATCGAAAGAAAAAACACCGATTTGGTTAGAACAACAAAATAGTCCTACACCACCAGTTGATGCTACACCACAAAATGATGAACAATTTGAGCGTGATAGACAAGCATTTCAAGAACACCTTAAAACGAAATGGGCAGACGTTGAAGACGACTAA